In one Amaranthus tricolor cultivar Red isolate AtriRed21 chromosome 8, ASM2621246v1, whole genome shotgun sequence genomic region, the following are encoded:
- the LOC130820261 gene encoding probable mannitol dehydrogenase, with product MAAKSSMDGIIDTISERKLVEGSVHGGMKEIQEMIDFAAKHKISAEIEIIPINYINTAMDRLAMGDVKYRFVIDIGNTLIS from the exons GCTGCTAAATCCAGTATGGATGGAATAATAGACACAATTTCAG AGAGGAAGCTTGTTGAGGGAAGTGTGCATGGAGGAATGAAAGAAATACAAGAGATGATTGATTTTGCTGCAAAACACAAAATAAGTgcagaaattgaaattattccCATTAATTATATAAACACAGCCATGGATCGTCTTGCTATGGGAGATGTTAAGTATCGTTTTGTCATTGATATTGGCAACACCTTAATTTCTTGA